From the genome of Pseudomonas helvetica:
TCAAACCACATAACCCAGCACCTCCACCTGTTGTGCCCAGTGACTGGCGCGCTGGTGCAACTCTTCGGCGCCCAAGGACGAACCGGTTACCGCCAATAACAATTGCCCTAGGGCGTGCCCCTGAATCCGTTCGACGCCGCCTTGCAGCAAGCGCACGCGACCGCCGAGCGCACTGAACAACGCCGCCAGATCAGGCTCATCAGTGCTGTTGCCGGTGAACTGCAAGCGCAGCACTACCGCCGATTCCGACGATTGCGCTTGCGCCTGCAAGCGGCTTTGCAGTTCTTCCGGCAAGCCATGTTGCAGAGGCGCCAGCAGGGTTTTGCTGACCTCGTGCTGCGGGTTGCCAAACACTTCCCAGACCGGTCCTTGCTCGACAATCCGCCCGTGTTCGAGCACCACCACCCGATCACAAATGTCGCGGATTACCGCCATTTCGTGGGTGATCAGAATGATCGTCAGCCCGAGACGCTGATTGATCTCGCGCAACAGGCCGAGGATCGATTGCGTGGTTTCCGGGTCGAGGGCCGAGGTGGCCTCATCGCAAAGCAGAATCTCCGGGTCGTGCACCAGCGCCCGGGCGATGCCGACACGCTGTTTTTGCCCACCCGAGAGCTGCGCCGGATAGGCCTGGTGTTTGCATTGCAGACCGACCAGTTCCAGCAGTTCACGGACCTTCTGTTCACGCTCGGCTTTCGGCACGCCGGCGACCTTGAGCGGCAGCTCGACGTTCTGCCACACGGTTTTCGCCGACATCAGGTTGAAGTGCTGGAAGATCATGCCGATCCGCCGCCGCAGCGCCACCAGACGGTCTTCATCGAACTCGCCGATGTCCACCTGATCGATCAGCACCCGACCGGTGCTCGGTTGTTCGAGGCGGTTGATGGTGCGGATCAGCGAGGACTTGCCGGCACCGCTGCGGCCGATGATGCCGAACACTTCACCGCGCTGGATCGCCAGGTCAATGCCGTGCAGCGCAGCGACCGGGCCTTGTTGGCCGTTGTAGGTTTTGCCCACGCTGATAAAGCGCACATGGGCACGGTTGAACTCAGGGTGCAGCTCGGTCTGTTCTGCACTGCTGGACGGCGGGATTTGCAGTCTAAGTTGGGCATTGGCGGCATTCATGGTCAGCCTTCCCAGCCAGCTTGGTAGAGCTTGCCGTGGGCTTTATCCAGCGCGGCGCGAACCACCGGCGAATGCTGGTAGATGTCGACGAACTTGATCAGGCGCGGGTCGGTTTTGCTTTTTGGCTGGATCACGAACTGGATCACGTATTCCTTGTGATCGAGGCCGTCGAACAGCAGCGCCGAGCCGGCATCGAAGGTCTTGGCCAGACGAATGTAGGCCGGGTAGCCCTGCACCAGATCGGCGTCGTCATACGCGCGCACCAGTTGCACGGCTTCAACCTGAAGGATTTTCAGCTTTTTCGGATTGGCGACGATGTCGTCTTCGGTCGCCTTGTAGCCCACACCCGGTTTGAGGCTGATCAACCCGGCCTTGGCCAGCAGTTGCAAGCCGCGACCGCTGTTGATCGGGTCGTTGGCGATGGCCACGCTAGCGCCCTCGGGAAGCTCGTCGAAGCTTTTGTATTTCTTCGAGTACAGGCCGACGTTGTTGATGATGCCCGGCGCAAACGGCACCAGATCAAACCCGGCAGCGGCCTTGGCGTTTTCCAGAAACGGAATGTGCTGGAAGTAGTTCACATCGATGTCGCCCGAGGCCAGGCTGACGTTCGGTGCAATCCAGTCGCTGAACTCCACCAGCTCGACCTTCAGGCCTTGTTTACCGGCCTCTTCGACCGCTGCTTCCAATGGGATGGCGAAGGCTGCGGTGGTGCCGATTTTCAGCGGTGTGTCGGTGGCGAAAGTCATGGAGCTGAAGAGGCCGAGGGCCAGGGCCAGTGCTTTGACTGGGAGGGTGAACAAGTTGTTTTTCATGGTGGGTTTCCAGTCAATTATTGAATGTGTGACTCATATTTGTGGCGAGGGAGCTTGCTCCCGCTGGGCCGCGCAGCGGTCCCAAAACCATTCAATGAGGCGTGCCTGTTAAAACTCGGCAGGAGGTTGCGCGACTGCTGCGCAGTCGAGCGGGAGCAAGCTCCCTCGCCACAACGGTTAGTGTCGGTAGGTGGATCCTGTGTGTTGCTCGGGCAAATGCGCCTCTGCGTGAAACAGCTTTTCGCGCAAGGTGCCTTCGTCATAAGCGGTCTTGTACGACCCGCGGCGTTGCAACTCGGGAATCACCAGGTCGATGAAATCGACGTAGCTTTCCGGGGTGACGATGCGGGTCAGGTTGAAGCCGTCCAGACCGGTTTCCGCGATCCAGGATTCCAGCTCATCGGCGACCTGTTCAGGCGAGCCGACCACGGTGATGTAGCGGCCGCCCAAGGCGTGTTGCTCCAGCAACTTGCGTCGGGTCCAGTCGTTGTTTTGCAGGTTTTTGGTGGCGGACTGGATGGCGTTGCTTTTCACGTACTGGATCGGTTCATCGAGTTCGTATTCGGAAAAGTCGATCCCGGTGGACGCCGAGAAATGCGCCACCCCGGCTTCGGCGCTGGCGTAGCTCAGGTATTCAGCGTGCTTGGCCCAGGCCAGCTCCTCGGTTGCACCGACGATTACGTTCAGCCCCATGAAGACCTTGATGTCCTCGGGGTTGCGCCCGGCAGCGGTGGCGCTGGCGCGGACCTTGTCCACCTGAACCTTGGTCGTGGCCTTGTTCTGGCCGCTGATGAACACGCACTCGGCGTGTTGCCCGGCGAACACCAGGCCGCGATCCGAACTGCCGGCCTGAAACAGCACCGGCGTGCGCTGCGGCGAGGGTTCGCAGAGGTGATAACCCTCGACCTGATAGAACTCGCCGTGGTGCTCGACCTTGTGCACTTTGCTCGGTTGGGCGTAGACCCGCTGCTCGCGGTCGTTGATCACCGCATCGCTTTCCCAACTGCCTTCCCAGAGTTTATACAGCACCTCAAGGTACTCATCGGCCTGGTCGTAACGTCGGTCATGTTCGATCTGTTCGTTCAGGCCCATGGCCTTGGCGGCGCTGTCGAGATAGCCGGTGACGATGTTCCAGCCGACCCGGCCACGGCTCAGGTGATCGAGGGTCGACAGGCGCCGGGCGAACAGGTACGGCGGCTCATACGTCAGGTTGGCGGTCAGGCCAAAGCCGAGGTTCCTGGTCACCGCGGCCATGGCCGACACCAGCAGCAGCGGGTCGTTGACCGGCAACTGGATCGACTCCTTGAGCGGCACATCGACCGAGTGCTGATAGACGTCATACACCCCGACGATGTCGGCGATGAACAGCCCGTCGAACAAGCCCCGCTCCAGCAACTGCGCGAGTTCGGTCCAGTACTCGACCGTCTTGTACTGGGTCGAGTTGTCCCGTGGATGAGTCCACAGGCCGTGGTTGATGTGCCCGATGCAGTTCATGTTGAAGGCATTGAGCAGGATCTTTTTTTTCTTTGTCAGAGGCGAGGGCATCAAATAGTCCCTCGCAGTGGCGGGTTTTCATCGTTGAGGTAGTAGTTGCCAATTGCGTGGTACTTCCAGCGCACCGGGTCGTGCAGGGTGTGCACGCGGGCGTTGCGCCAGTGACGATCCAACCCGTGCTCGGCGAGGGTGGCCTGGCTGCCGGACAGTTCGAACAGCGTGCTGCCGGCCGCCAGGGAGATTTCCGTGCTGATGGCGCGCGCTTCGGCCACGGCAATCGAGGCCGCCGCGATCGTTTCGGCGTTGGTGTCGGCCTGGGCGCGGTCGAGGAATTCTCCTGCACGCTCCAGCAGTGCTTCCGTCGCGTGCAGGCGAATGCTCAGGTGGCCAAAGCTTTTGATCGTCAGCGGGTCTTCGGTGGCGTTGTCATTGCCGGAGTCGATCCACGGGCGGGTTTTGCTTCGCACGAAATGCAGCGCGTCTTCATAGGCTGCGCGAGCAATGCCGGTGTCGATGGCCGCATGAAGAATCTGCGCCAGCGGGCCGACCGGGGTCGGACGTTCGAAGGCGCTTTGAAACGGGATCACGTCGTCTGCCGAGACGTAGACGTCTTCGAACACCACCGAGCCGCTGCCGGTGGTGCGCTGGCCGAAGCCGCTCCAGTCATCGATGACCGTCAGGCCCTGGCTGTCACGCGGGACGAAGGCCAGTTGCTGGACGCCGTTTTCATCGACCACCGTGGTCGGAATCCGTTGTGCGTAGATCGCCCCGGTGGAGTAGAACTTGCGGCCGTTGATGCGAAAACCGTTGCCATCGGGAGTCAGGCTGGTGACCCGGTGGAGAGCGGTTTTGGTCCCGAGTTCGGCCAGTGCATTGCCGAAGCGCTGACCGGCGAGGACTTCGGCGTACAGGCGTTTTTTCTGCTCGGATGTACCGTTTACGCGCAGCACTTCGAGGGCATAAAAGTGGTTCTGCGGGATCTGCCCCAGCGAACCGTCGGCCTGGGCGATCAGTGCGATGACTTTGGCCAGGGTGACGTTGGAAACCCCCGCACCGCCGTATTCCCTGGGCACGCTGATGCCCCACAGGCCGGAGCGCGAAAAGACTTCCAGTTCGGGGTAGGGCAGGCGTCGCTCACGGTCGCGCAGGGCGCTGTCGCGTTTGAAGTCTTCGGCCAGATCGCTGGCGACGACAAGGGCTTGCTCATCGCTGGTGATGACCGCGACGGGGTGAGAAAGAGTCATGTGTTTCTCCAGAGATCTGGTCAAAAGTGTTCTGGTCGTTCAGATCCAGGAATGCCGTGCGGGTAAAGTGCCGTTCAGGTGATAAGTGCCCACGGCGTGGTACTTCCAGCGCACCGGATCGTGCAGGGTGTGCACGCGGGCGTTGCGCCAGTGGCGATCGAGGTTGAACTCGGCGAGGGTGGCGCGGCTGCCGGCCAGCTCGAAGAGCTTTTCGCTGGCCAGCAGCGAGATTTCGGTGGTCAGCACCTTGGCCTCGGCGACGGCAATCGAGGCACGGGCTGCGGACTCGGCGGTGACCGGCGCGGCGCTGACTTGATCGAGCACGTTCCCGGCTTTGCGCAGTAGCGCTTCGGCAGCGTGCAGTTCGATTTTCAGTTTGCCGATGTCGGCAATCACGTAGAGGTCATCGCTGGCGCGTTCGACGTTGGCGTCGATCCACGGCCGTGCGCGTTCGCGAACGAAGCTGATGGCGTCATCGATGGCGCCGCGGGCAATGCCGGCGTCGATGGCGGCTTGAATCAGCTGTGACACGGCGCCCTGGATGTTCGGGCTGTCGTTGATCCGCCAGTTTTCCACCACCAGATCAGCATCGACCCGCACATTGTTCAGCAGCACGGTGCCACTGGCCGTGGTGCGCTGGCCGAAGCCCGACCAGTCGTCGACGATGCGCAGCCCCGGAGTGCCGCGACGGACGAAAGCGATGACTTGCTTGCCGTCGTCGTTGAGTGCCTTGACTGCGACCCAGTGCGCGAACAGCGCGCCCGTGGAGTAAAACTTCTGACCATTGATGACGTAGCCATCACCGTCGGCGGTGATGCGGGCCTTGAGCTCCAGGGTGTTTTTGGTGCCGCGTTCCGGGCCCGCGTTGCCGATTCGCCAACCGTCGAGCACGCTCTGGAACAGCTGCTTTTTCTGTCGTTCGTTGGCGGTGTGCTGGAGCAGGTTGAGAATCCCGAAGTGGTTCTGCGGGATTTGCCCGAGTGCCGGGTCGGCCGCGGAAATGATCGCGAAGACTTCAGCGATGGTGACGAATGAAACCTCGGGGCCGCCGAACGCTTTGCCGATGGCAATACTGCCCAGGCCACTGCGGGTGAACTGTTCGATTTCCGCCCAGGGCAACTTGCGCTGTTGATCGCGTCGCGCGGCTTGCAAGCGGGCGACCTGAGCAAGTTCACGGGCTGCTTCGAGGGCTTGTGCGTCGTTGCGCAAAACCTGCGCGGGCAACAACAGCGGGGGAATGTCCAGATCACTCTGAACGTTTGCATCTGCCAGATTAGACATCAGCGCCGCTCCTTGGCTGCACGCAATGCCCTGGCGATTTGCACCGGGGTGATTATGTTCCTGACCATACCTACCTCACATCTCATGGATAAGCCGCAGCGTGCGGCGAAATCAAAATCAAGAATGTCCGGTGGTCCGGTTCATATACCCTAATAGCGTATTAAAAATTAATGAACTAACTTTTAGGAATATGCATAGAAGGGTGTCATCAGCCCTGTGGTTGTTCGCATGGGCGGATGTAACGCAACCCTGTAGCAGCAGGCTGCGCCAGCTGCTACAGGGATCTCATCGGTCGCAGGGGGCAGGGGCCTTCAGCACTTCCTGGCCGGTACTTTCAGGTAGGTATTGGCGCAGCCGACTTTCAAGGTGCGTGCCGGCGCCCAGCGCGAGTTGTTACCGACGCGATCGAGGATGCAGTAGGTGACTTCCAGCCGGTTATCTTCACCGGCTTCAAGAATCACTGAGGGCGGCACCCAGACGTTGATCGGGTGGCCGACTTCGCCGGGTTTGATCTTGGGCAGGTCCATGCGCACATCGCCCCAGCGCAGGGTGATTTCATCATCAGCCGCCATGTTCAGATAAGGTTCGATGATCAGTGGCACGCCACGTTTGATCTGGTTCGGATTGACCCCGTGACGGCGAATCATCTCGGGAATACCCAATGGCTCCAGGTGCTGGTTTTCATCTGCGCACAGGGTGTGTGGCTGACCACCCGGGCAGTCGAGTTTGACCTGGACCTGTTTCACCGCGGACAGCGCCGGGCCTTGCCCGACTTGCATGAGCCGGTAGTGGATACGCGAGCTGCCGTTGCGGATAAAACTCTCGGGAATCCGCAGGTTGAGTGGCTGACCGACTTCTGCGCGGTTGAGCACCTTTGAGGCCACATAGCAGTTATCCCAGAACAGTTCGATCAGATCACCTTCGTCCATACCGGCATAAGGTGGTATTTCGATCAGCAGGTAAGCCGCGGAAGTGATGTTGATGGCAGAGCCGGGCGACTGCGTCAGGCCGGGAGCCGCCAGTTCAACTTTGTTCGACATACAAGTCATGTGTGTTCTCCTTGAAACATCGCAGCGAAGTCCATTTCGGAAGTGTCGAAGGCGTTAGGGTAGTAGGCGATTAACTATATTCAAGTACTGTGAAATGCCTGTTAGCGCCTAGATAAGGGAGTGGTCGACGGGGTGTCAATAGACGCAAGTTGAGAACGTGGGAATGCCAGGCTATTCAGATATTTCCTACCTCTAATTAGCGATCGATGGACATGCTGTTCGGCTTTTTCCTGGGTGCGCTCGATTTGTGAGCCAGTGTTTCCAGTGTTTTTCGGCATTGAATCAGTCTGAGTGTGTTGGAGGTTACGTGGCGGGAGGATGTTGCAGGAGGTATCTATATACCGCTTTCGACTGGGGTGATTAATTAATTACGGAAATCGGCGGGAGGCGGGTGAGACGAGTCAAGTGGTGTGATAAATGTCACTTCCTTCCGTGGAAGTTGACAGTGCTTACTCTATTTTTGATGGTGATTGTTAACTTCGGGAGTTGAGGAACTTGTTGAGGAATTGTCGGGTTCGTTCTTCTTTTGGATTGGCAAACAATGCCTTTGCTTCACCTTGTTCGACAATGACGCCCTTGTCGAAAAACACCACCCGGTTCGCCACATCACGAGCAAAACTCATTTCGTGGGTAACGATGACCATCGTGCGTTTTTCTTCGGCCAGACTGCGAATGGCCGCCAGCACTTCGCCGACCAGTTCCGGATCGAGCGCCGAGGTTGGTTCGTCGAAGAGAATCACTTCCGGCTCCATGGCCAGCGCCCGGGCGATTGCCACGCGCTGTTGCTGCCCACCGGACAGCCTGCGCGGATAGGCGTCTTCCTTGCCTGCCAGGCCGACCTTGGCCAGCAGTTTTCGACCCAGCGCCAATGCTTGGTCCTTTGGCATTTTCTTCACCACCAAAGGGCCTTCGATGACGTTTTCCAGGGCCGTGCGATGAGGGAACAGATTGAAGTTCTGAAACACGAAACCGACATGCTGGCGCAACCGGCGCACCAGGCTCTGCTGCTGGTTCAGCGGGCGGCTGCCATCGATCTCGATGTCGCCGACCTTGATCCGGCCGCTGGTGGGTTCTTCAAGAAAGTTCAGGCAACGCAGGAAGGTGGTCTTGCCCGAGCCGCTAGGGCCGATGATTGCCACCACCTCGCCTTCTTCAACCTTCAGATCGATGCCATTGAGCACCACTTGACCCTTGAACTGCTTTGTCAGTTTTTCCACGACAATCATGGGGTCAGGACTCCTGGTCGTGCCGATTGACCCGCTCTTCCAACTGGTTTTGCAGGTGCGAGAGCACCGTTGCAAGCACCCAGTAGATCAGTGCGGCGGCAAGATACATGGTAAAAATTTCGAAGGTACGGGCGGTGATCAGCTGTGCCTGACGGAACAGTTCCGGCACCTGAATGGTCGCCGCCAGCGCGGTGTCCTTGACCAGCGAAATGAAGCTGTTGCCCAGTGGCGGCAACGCCGTTCGCGCAGCTTGCGGCAGGATGGCCCGGCGCAGGGTTTGCGCGCGGGTCATGCCGATACTGGCAGCGGCTTCCCACTGGCCGCGTTCGATGGAACTGATCGCGGCACGGAGGATTTCGCAGGCGTAGGCAGCCATGTTCAGCGAGAAGCCGATCAAGGCCGCTGGCAGCGGATCAAGTTCGATACCCAATTGCGGCAAGCCGTAATAGATCACGAACAGTTGCACCAGCAACGGCGTGCCGCGAAAGAACGACACATAGATGCGGGCGATCCAGCTCACCAGCTTGAAGCGCGACAAGCGCATCAAGGCCAGGCTAAACCCCAGCAACAGACCAAAGAACATCCCGCCCAGGCTGAGGATGACCGTGAAATACGCGCCCTTGAGCAAAAAGGGCGCGGAGTCCAGTGCGAGTTGGAAAGCTTCTTCCATTATTGGGTGACGTCAGCGCTGAAGTATTTTTCCGAAAGCTTTTTCAGCGTACCGTCGGCACGCAGCTTGTCGATGGCCTTGTTCACCGCAGCCAGCAGCTCAGGCTCGCCTTTGCGCAGGGCAATGCCGGCTTCCTGACGGGAGAACGCTTCGCCAGCGGCGGTGGTGTCCTTGGCCTTCTTGGCGTATTCCAGCGCGGCGAGGCGGTCGATCAGAATGACGTCGGTGCGGCCAACGCGCAGGTCCTGGAACTTGGTCGGATCATCTTCGTAGGTGCGGACTTCAGCACCCGGCACATTGGCCTTTACCCACTGCTCATAGTTGGTGCCCAGGCCTACGCCGACTTTCTTGCCGGTCAGGTCGGCGGCGGTCTTGATGTTCAGCTCCGCAACCTTCTTCGTCAGCACCAGCGCCTGAATCCCGGAAACGGTGTAAGGCTCGGAGAAGTCATACTTCTTCTTGCGCTCTTCGGAGATGGTCACCTGGTTGATCACTGCGTCCAGGCGCTTGGACTCCAGCGCCGCGAGGATGCCGTCCCATTTGGTCGGTTGCAGTTTGACCTTCACGCCCAGCTCTTTGGCCAGGGCTTCGGAGAACTCCACTTCGAAGCCGGCCAGTTTGCCGTTGGCATCGACGAAACTGAACGGTGGATAAGTGCCTTCCAGGCCGACGTTGATCACGCCAGCTTCCTTGATTTTTTGCAGCTGCTCACCGGCCACTGCTTGCCCCAACAGGCCAGCACCGAGTACCAGGCCCAGCGAGCCCACCAGCAGATTTCGACGAAATGCGGAAAAATTCATGACAAGCCCCTGTGTTTTTTTATGAAGACGTTTTTTGGAGAAGCAGGCAAAACCGAGAATTGAACGGCTGCAACATCGTGCCCTAAAAGCAGCGTATGCGTCTCGCGGCAATTGCGCCTGCGGCGCGACTATATGACGAGGCTTTTAGATGTGAAAATAATATAAATTCAGCTTGTTATTCTTTATTGGAATATAAATGCTTCGTGTAATTCCTATGGTGAGGGAGCTTGCTCCCTCACCACAGAAGATCTTTTTCCGGCTGGCTCAAAACGCCGAGCTATAGGCAAACAACGCCGGCGCACCTCCGGTGTGCAGGAAGATGATCGGGCCGTCATTGAAGCGCTGCCGGCCGATACCGTCGAGCAAGCCGGCCATGGCCTTGCCGGTGTAGACCGGGTCGAGCAACAGCCCTTCCTGGCTGGCCAGCAACTTGACGGCAGCGAGGGTTCCAGCGTTCGGCTCGCCGTAACGCGGAGCGAAATACTCGTCCCACAATTGCACCTTGAAACTCGCCGGCAGGTTCACGCCCAGCAGTTCGGCAGTGCGCTCGGCCAGGCCCTGGACTTTCGGTCGCTGGTCTTCGTCGCTGCGCGAAACGGTGACGCCGATCACCGGCAAGTCCGGCAGTACTTCGCTCAGCGCCAACGCCAGACCGCTGTGAGTCCCGGCGCTGCCCGAAGCCAGCACCACGGCGGCGAACTCCAGGCCGCTGTCCTCGATTTGCCCGGCCAGCTCCAGTCCGGCTCGTACATAGCCCAGCGCGCCCAAGGCGTTGGAGCCGCCAATCGGCACCAGATAAGGTTTTTTGCCGTTACTGCGCAGACGCTCGGCCAGGGCTTGTAACTGTTGGTCGGCGTTATCGAGGTTCTCTACCAGCTCGACCTTGGCATCGAACAAGTCCAGCAGCAGGCGATTGCCGTTGCCCAGGTAATTACTGTCATCAGTGCCGATCGGATTCTCCAGCAAGGCGACGCAGCCCAGGCCCAGTTTGGCGGCAAGCGCTGCCGTCTGACGCACATGGTTGGACTGGATGGCGCCAGCGGTGATCAGCGTATCGGCACCTTGCGCGAGCGCGTCGGCGGCGAGGTATTCGAGTTTGCGCAGCTTGTTGCCGCCCATGGCCAACGGTGTCAGGTCGTCACGTTTGACGTAGACATCACGCCCTAGCCAGGTCGACAAGCGTTCGAGTTTTTCCAGCGCGGTAGCATTGGCAAGAAGGTCCAGACGATTAAAACGAGCCAGCTGTTGTTTGATCATGGGGCCGCACGGGTTGTGGGAGATGACTGGACTATAGGCAGGCCGATTTGCTCGGGCAACCGACAATGTCGCTTATGCCAAAAAGTGTTTAATACAGCACTATTCGTTCTTAATTCCGCTTTGAGCGCATACCGTAAAGTGAACTCCGTTCAGGCGGCCTTACTGTCCGGCCGCCGCACGTGAGGAGTTTTACCGTGAGCCAGCGTTCCAGCCATTGGCAATTACAGACCATCGTCAGCCAACTGCGCACTGCCCGCGACCAGTGGCGTGCGCAGAACGGTCGTATCAGCGGCGAGCAGGGCGGGCGTGAGCTGCCATCGCGTGCGGCGATGGCGGAGATTCTCGAAGCATTGTGCGGTGCGCTGTTCCCGATGCGCCTGGGCCCGGTGGATCTGCGTGAAGAGAGCGAAGACTTTTACGTCGGGCATACGCTGGATGTGGCGCTGAACGCGCTGCTGGCTCAGGCGCGGTTGGAGCTGCGCTATGTCGCGCGACAAAGCGCCCGGGTCGATACCGAAGTCGAGGCGCGGGCGATCAGCCTGATCCAGGATTTCGCCCTGGCCTTGCCAGGTCTGCGCAGCCTGTTGGATTCCGATGTACTGGCGGCGTATCACGGTGACCCGGCAGCACGCAGTGTCGATGAAGTGCTGCTGTGCTATCCGGGGATTCTGGCGGTGATTCACCATCGTCTGGCCCACCATTTGTACCGCGCCGGGCTGCCATTGCTGGCGCGGATCAGCGCGGAAATCGCGCACTCGGCCACCGGCATCGACATTCACCCGGGCGCGCAGATCGGCCGTAGCTTCTTCATCGACCACGGCACGGGCGTGGTGATCGGCGAAACCGCGATCATCGGCGAGCGGGTACGCATTTACCAGGCCGTGACCCTCGGCGCCAAACGCTTCCCGGCTGATGAAGACGGCCAGTTGCAGAAGGGCCATCCGCGCCATCCGATCGTTGAAGACGACGTGGTGATCTATGCCGGCGCGACCATCCTCGGACGGATCACCATCGGCAAGGGCTCGACCATCGGCGGTAACGTCTGGCTGACTCGCAGCGTACCGGCCGGATGCAATTTGACCCAGGCGAACTTGCAGCATGATGACGGGACGCAGAAGTAAGCCCTGAGGCTGATGATAGTTCCAGCCATTCCCTCCTTGAGCTGGCGTGAAGGCACTCATTTTTGTGGCGAGGGAGCTTGCTCCCGTCGGCCGGTCCGCGTTCGGGCGAAGCAGTCGTCAGCTTCTATGTTTTTAGGGCCGCTGCGCGTCCCAGCGGGAGCAAGCTCCCTCGCCACAGACGTACCGCCGAACCTCGCGATTAGTCCTCACAGCCTATCCATGTTTAACTTGAACGTTCATTCAAGTTAAACCGGTGGTTCGCTGCCCGCTCACAACAGGAGGCTAGCCTTTGCTGAGTCCGTTATTGACAGCCACGTTTTACCCCCTCGAGGTGCACGCTTCATGAGTGCATCGTTCACCCCTCCAAGCGGCCAGATCCGCATGAATCCGCCGGTGTTCTACTTCGCGGCGACCTTCATTTTACTGTTCGGCCTAGTGGTCATCGCCTTCCCGCAAGAGTCCGGCGCCTGGTTGCTGGCGGCGCAAAACTGGGCGGCCAACACGGTCGGCTGGTACTACATGCTGGCGATGACCCTGTATCTGGTCTTCGTGGTGGTCACCGCCTTGTCCGGCTACGGCAAGATCAAGCTCGGTGCCGACCACGACGAGCCCGAATTCAGTTACCTGTCCTGGGCCGGCATGTTGTTCGCCGCCGGGATCAGCATCACGCTGTTTTTCTTCTGCGTCTCTGAACCGCTGACGCACATGCTGCAACCGCCGCAGGGCGAGGCCGGCACGGCCGATGCGGCACGCCAGGCGATGCAGGTGCTGTTTCTGCATTGGGGCCTCCACGGCTGGGGCGTGTTCGCGTTTGTCGGCATGGCGCTGGCCTATTTCGCCTATCGGCATAACCTGCCGCTGGCCCTGCGCTCGGCGCTTTATCCGCTGATCGGCAAACGCATCAACGGCCCGATCGGTTACGCGGTGGATGGCTTCGGCATCATCGCCACGGTGTTCGGTCTGGGCGCTGACATGGGTTTCGGCGTGTTGCACCTCAACTCCGGCCTCGACTACTTGTTCGGCATTGCCCACACCCAGTGGATTCAGGTCGGCCTGATCACGCTGATGATGGGCGCGGCGATCATCGTTGCCGTCGCCGGCGTCGATAAAGGCGTGCGGGTGATGTCCGACATCAACATGCTGCTGGCCTGTGCGCTGTTGCTGTTCGTGTTGTTCGCCGGCCCTACCCAGCACCTGCTCAATACTCTGATCCAGAACCTCGGCGATTACCTCGGCGCCTTGCCGATGAAGAGTTTCGACCTTTATGCCTATGACAAACCCAGCGACTGGCTGGGCGGCTGGACGGTGTTCTACTGGGCCTGGTGGATCGCGTGGTCGCCGTTCGTGGGCCTGTTCATCGCACGTATTTCCCGTGGCCGGACCATCCGTGAATTCGTCTTCGGTGTGCTGTTGATTCCGCTCGGCTTCACCCTGGCGTGGATGTCGATCTTCGGTAACAGCGCCATCGACCAGGTACTCAACCACGGCATGAGTGCCCTTGGCCTGTCGGCCATCGAGAACCCGTCGATGACCCTCTACTTGCTGCTGGAAACCTACCCATGGAGTAAAACGGTGATCGCCGTTACGGTGTTCATCAGCTTCGTGTTCTTCGTCACCTCGGCCGACTCCGGCACCGTGGTGCTCTCGACGCTGTCGGCCAAGGGCGGTAACGCCGATGAAGACGGGCCGAAATGGTTGCGGGTGTTCTGGGGCGCGATGACCGCGCTGGTCACCAGTGCATTATTGTTTGCCGGCAGCATCGATTCGTTGAAGTCAGCGGTGGTACTGACCTCGTTGCCGTTCTCGCTGATTCTGTTGCTGATGATGTGGGGGCTGCACAAGGCGTTCTACCTCGAATCGCAGAAGCAGATCGCCCAGCTGCA
Proteins encoded in this window:
- a CDS encoding D-cysteine desulfhydrase yields the protein MIKQQLARFNRLDLLANATALEKLERLSTWLGRDVYVKRDDLTPLAMGGNKLRKLEYLAADALAQGADTLITAGAIQSNHVRQTAALAAKLGLGCVALLENPIGTDDSNYLGNGNRLLLDLFDAKVELVENLDNADQQLQALAERLRSNGKKPYLVPIGGSNALGALGYVRAGLELAGQIEDSGLEFAAVVLASGSAGTHSGLALALSEVLPDLPVIGVTVSRSDEDQRPKVQGLAERTAELLGVNLPASFKVQLWDEYFAPRYGEPNAGTLAAVKLLASQEGLLLDPVYTGKAMAGLLDGIGRQRFNDGPIIFLHTGGAPALFAYSSAF
- the tcyL gene encoding cystine ABC transporter permease, producing the protein MEEAFQLALDSAPFLLKGAYFTVILSLGGMFFGLLLGFSLALMRLSRFKLVSWIARIYVSFFRGTPLLVQLFVIYYGLPQLGIELDPLPAALIGFSLNMAAYACEILRAAISSIERGQWEAAASIGMTRAQTLRRAILPQAARTALPPLGNSFISLVKDTALAATIQVPELFRQAQLITARTFEIFTMYLAAALIYWVLATVLSHLQNQLEERVNRHDQES
- the tcyN gene encoding L-cystine ABC transporter ATP-binding protein TcyN, translating into MIVVEKLTKQFKGQVVLNGIDLKVEEGEVVAIIGPSGSGKTTFLRCLNFLEEPTSGRIKVGDIEIDGSRPLNQQQSLVRRLRQHVGFVFQNFNLFPHRTALENVIEGPLVVKKMPKDQALALGRKLLAKVGLAGKEDAYPRRLSGGQQQRVAIARALAMEPEVILFDEPTSALDPELVGEVLAAIRSLAEEKRTMVIVTHEMSFARDVANRVVFFDKGVIVEQGEAKALFANPKEERTRQFLNKFLNSRS
- the tcyJ gene encoding cystine ABC transporter substrate-binding protein; the encoded protein is MNFSAFRRNLLVGSLGLVLGAGLLGQAVAGEQLQKIKEAGVINVGLEGTYPPFSFVDANGKLAGFEVEFSEALAKELGVKVKLQPTKWDGILAALESKRLDAVINQVTISEERKKKYDFSEPYTVSGIQALVLTKKVAELNIKTAADLTGKKVGVGLGTNYEQWVKANVPGAEVRTYEDDPTKFQDLRVGRTDVILIDRLAALEYAKKAKDTTAAGEAFSRQEAGIALRKGEPELLAAVNKAIDKLRADGTLKKLSEKYFSADVTQ
- the epsC gene encoding serine O-acetyltransferase EpsC; this encodes MSQRSSHWQLQTIVSQLRTARDQWRAQNGRISGEQGGRELPSRAAMAEILEALCGALFPMRLGPVDLREESEDFYVGHTLDVALNALLAQARLELRYVARQSARVDTEVEARAISLIQDFALALPGLRSLLDSDVLAAYHGDPAARSVDEVLLCYPGILAVIHHRLAHHLYRAGLPLLARISAEIAHSATGIDIHPGAQIGRSFFIDHGTGVVIGETAIIGERVRIYQAVTLGAKRFPADEDGQLQKGHPRHPIVEDDVVIYAGATILGRITIGKGSTIGGNVWLTRSVPAGCNLTQANLQHDDGTQK